Below is a window of Culturomica massiliensis DNA.
ATTTCCCGTTGTTCCAAACTGATCAGCCAATCGGATATTTCTTTTTTATTCAGTGTGTACAGTACCTCCCGGAACATATCTATCTGAGAATCGGCATAGGCATCAGCGGCAATTCCTTTAAATTGGTCCAGTTCTTCGTCGTCGAAATACTCGGTTTGTTTTTCAATTTTTTTCAGCCCTTTTTCACAGATAGCATGTGCTCCACAGCATCCCTCTTCGGGAGCTATGATTTCTTCCGGTGTGCCGTTTTTACGTTTAAAAATAAAAGTAAACAGGGCAACTGTTACCAGCAGCCCTGCTATACCTAAGATAATATATAACATATCTTCGTTGCTGTTGGTTTTATCAGAGTTTCAATTCTTTTTTCAATAAATTGACCTGGTTTGTCAGTTTTTGTATTTCTGCATCTCCCTCTGCTTTTTGTTTACGTATCCAATTCAGTTTTTTATTCATTTCGTCCAGATCTTTTTGCAATTTGGCATTTTCATTGTTGCGGATCAGCAAATTGTTTTTACTGGTTTCGATTTCCGATTTCAATTGCCGGTTTTCCCATCCGAGGCTGTTTTCCAGTTCGGTATATTCTTTTTTCAGTTTATCGCGTTCAGCAGTGATCTGTTTCAGGCTTCTGTCGAGGGATACGATTTTTTCCTCCTTGCTTTGGGAAGAATATTTCATTTGATCGTTTATATCTTCCAGTTCAGTTTTTAAAGCCGTTTGTTTCGATTCCAGTCCCCGAAGCTTTGTATAGAGCTCGTCTATCTTTTTGTCTTTGGCAGCATTGTTTTCTGTCAGCTCGTAACGTATTTTATTGAAATCGTCTTTTGCTTGCTGGAGATTTTTTTCCAAATTGCTTTTGTCCTTTTTCAGTTGAGCGACTTGTCTGTCTGACATTGTTTTAGCTCTGGCCAGATCGTCAAACTTTTTCTTGGATACGCAAGAAGTCAGGCTTAAGGAAACTAATGCAAATCCTGCTATGTATAATGCGGTACGTTTCATATCAGCTTTAATTTTTACTATTGCGAAAATAGCTTTGGTTTTAAGAATTATAATTATTTACTTTGGGGGCAAATATATAAATTAAAAACGAAAGGTAAAACCGGATTGCCCGGTGGATTATCAAACATTTTAAATAAAATAACAAAATTGCTATGAACAAAAGTGTGATTTCGGTCATTATACTCCTTTTCAGCCTGTTGGGAACGGGAGTAAATGCACAGGATAATAAGATAACGATAAACGGTATGATTGCAGATGCGACGACAGGGGAGCCGATCCCTTTCGCTAATTTGGGGGTATTGGGAACCTTAGCGGGAGTTGCATCCGATATGGATGGAAAATTTGAATTGGTGTTACCGGATAATTATGCGGACCGGATTATACGGGTTTCTGTCGTAGGATATGCTTCTTATGAGATAAAAGTGGCAGAAGCCGGACAGAAAGGTTTTTTACGTATCGTTTTAAAGCCGGTTACTTATGGTATCGGCGAGGCAGAAGTATATGCGGAATCTTTGGTATATAAGAAAATGTTGCGGCAGGTGGTGGAGAATATCAGCCGTAATTACATTTCCCGGCCTTATAATTACGAAGGTTATTTCCAGTATACGATTACTGAAAACGGTAATCCGCAGAGTATGAAAGAGGCTATCGTGACGATTTTCGATAATAAAGGCTATGAAAGAAGCGATGTGCATACGGCTTATAAAAATCTGAATTACCGTTTCGATCAGGTGAGACGGGATCGTGAAGTTCAGTCGGTATTGGACGGATTGACTTATTTCGACGATATCCTGACCTCCGATGTCATTCGTAATACCCGTAATATTCTGGATATAGCCAACGCTGCTGATTATAAGTTAAAGAATAAAGGACGCCTGATGTATGAGGGAGATTCGGTACGTCTGATTGCCTATGAAGTGGAGAAGCCTTCTTTATCTACTTCCGGAGATGCTGCCGTAACGAAATACAGTGGGGAAATTTATATAAATTTAAAAGATTATGCCGTATTGAAAAATGTGATTCATATTTCAGCGGATAATTTCAATCAGTTGGGACGCAACCTGATTCCCGCAAACGGAACGAAGAAGGAAGATGTCAAGATGACGATCGTGACAAATTATAAAAAGCTGAATTCTGTGTATTTTCTGAGCGGTATAACCATACAATATACGTATAAGGAAGGGGAGAACGATATAAACGGCCGTATGCAATATGTTACGACACGGGTACAGACCGATTCACCGGAAGCCATTCAGGGACGTATGTACTATGAAGATATTAAAACGGATAAAAATTTCTGGGACAATTATACCGTGTATTTTAAAGAATAAGTCCGGAAAGAAGATTTCAGGGAATTAGCAAGAGGGAAGAAGAAGATATCATTTTAAAAAGATATCTTCTTTTTTCATGGGTTTCAAGTCGATCAGCCAACGAAAATCTTTCAGCCGCATATCCTCTGGTTGAACCAGCATAAGCGGATTCAAAGTTCCTTCCGGCTTTTTAATGAAAAGAATATCTTTCACTTTCCGGTCTTTGATGTAAATTTTAATAAAAGAACTGATCGCCTTATTCATACCGATAATTGCACCTTTATCGTCCGGATAATAAAGGGTTTCTCCGTTTCCGTCCACATCAACCAGATACAATTCATTATTTTGCATATGCCCGATCATATTCCGGCCTTTTATCTGATTGAATTTGACGGTATCCATCTGATTGACAATCATGGCTTTATTGTTCAGGTGAAATTGGTGGACCATGTTATTTCTCAACAGCATATTGATGTCGTCGGCCGTCATCTGATTGCCACTGGCCCAAACGACGGGATTACCGTATAAATATACTGTAGAGTCGGCGGTGGGAAACGACATTGAATCGCATACGCCCTGTAATTCCGGGTTGAAAAATTTAGTGTGATAATAAGCTTTCATGACATTGTTGCCCGATGAATCTTTGGAAACGGATAGGGTGTCTCCGTGGATAAACAAAGAATCCTGTTTACCCACAAGAATAAGCATACCTTGTTCCGTTACATAGGCATAATCGTTGTTTTTCAGAACTTCTCCGTAATTGCCTTCTACAATAACGTTATTGACGGAATCATACAAATGGATGTTGTTTCGCAGGATGGCTGTTCCTGAAATACTATCGACCCAGATGGTATCGGCTTTACCGTAAAATTCGTTGTAAGTCAGTTTGTTGTTTTTGTATAATTCGGCGTGAGCATTCAATGAATTGTACCAGCCGTCCTCCGAATAGAGGGTCCGGTTGTCTCCATATATAGTCGTCGGACCTAAAATGGAAATAATTTTGGTTTCCGTTTGATATTTCATCGTATCGGAATAGAGGTCATATTCCGGAGTTGTGACCCTGACACTGTCTTTAAAGAACATTTCATTGTCCCGGGTGAAGTAGTAACCTTCGTTGCTGATAAGGGTAGTCGTACTGTCTTTTATTGTACCTTCGTTGAAATAATACCCGATGCGGGTAAAGGCATTATAATCCAGAAAATCGGTTGTCAGTGTGATTTTGGGATCCTGAAGGACGACATTATCCCGGACTTTAGCCAATTGGGTCGTGCCGTTATAGTTCATATAGTCTCCCCACAGGTGCAATGTATCGTTTTGTATGGCGTGTACATTTCCGAAAGCCTCGACATAATTACTGTCGGAATATTGATACAGGCTATCGCAGAACATGAGCACATCGTTTTGCCTTAGTTTGACATTTCCGATCAGCTTACTGCGGTTCATAGCCGTTTCCGGTTTATAGAAATCGGCATGTAATATCCGGATTTTGCTTTCTTTTTGAGCAATGACCGGAGTAAGCATACCGATCAGGCATATGAAAAGAAGAAATGTTTTCATATTCTGAACTTATTTCATGAATTCTCGGATCAACTCTTCAACGGTGATATGCTCGGCTTCTGCTTTGTAATTTTTAAATATACGGTGTCTTAAGATAGCTTCGGCTACATATTTAACATCTTCCATATCCGGGGCATACTTTCCCTGAAGAGCCGCGTATGTTTTAGCTCCGGAGATCAGAAACTGGGAAGCCCGGGGACCGGCACCCCAATTGAGGTATTTTTCTGCCAGCTCATGAGCACCCGGTTTACCCGGACGCGTTTTAGCAACTAGTTTTACGGCATATTCAGTAATATGTTTGGGAACCGGCATTTTACAAATCACGGCCTGATATTCCAGAATTTCTTCACCGCTGATGATTTTATTCAGTTTTTTCAACCCTTCTCCGGTCGTATTTTCTACAATGGCGATTTCTTCCTCGAGAGTCGGATAATCGAGTATAACACTGAACATAAAACGGTCGAGCTGTGCTTCGGGGAGAGGGTAGGTACCTTCCTGCTCTATCGGATTCTGAGTGGCCAGTACGAAGAACGGTTGTTTTAGTCTCCGGGTAACCCCTGCTGCCGTAATCGCACGCTCCTGCATCGCTTCCAGCAGGGCACTCTGCGTTTTGGGCGGAGTCCGGTTGATTTCGTCGGCCAGGATAATATTAGCGAAAAGAGGACCTTCGATAAATTTGAATTCTCTGTTATTGTCCAGAATTTCAGTACCGATGATATCGGAAGGCATCAGATCGGGCGTAAACTGGATACGGCTGTATTTCAAATCCAACGTTTCTGAAATAGCGGTTACCAGTAAGGTTTTAGCCAGTCCGGGTACACCGATCAGCAGGCAATGCCCGTTACTGAATATTGAAATCAATACTTTGTTGATGACTTCGTCCTGTCCGACAATTTTTTGACCTATTTCTTGTTTTAATGCTTCGTATTTCGCTTTCAGCTGATCGATCAGCTGTACCGTATCTTTCATTCCCTCAACTATTTTTGTGGTTATCGTTAGGACACCTTTATTTTATCCAGTTATCGTAACGGAATTTGGAATTTTTATAAGCGTCGTCGATATGTATATAAGTATTGGCTTGCTTCTCCTTGATCCATTTTTCCATTTTTTCCAATTGCTTCTGGTTTTTCAGCATGGATTCGAATGTCATCCAATCGTCGTCAAGATTGGCTTTGTGTTGGGGATAGTAGGCTTTTACCTTTATGATTTTATATTCTTCCCGGGCTTCGTCCTGGTCCATAAACGGCTCTGAGATTTCACCGACTTTCATACGGTTTACCTGTTTTGCCATTTCTCCGCGGATTTCTGCTTTCTCGATACGGGAATCCAGGCTGTTGGGAGAGGAGAGAAGTCCTCCGTTGTTTCTGGTTTTTTTATCGGTGGAAAAATAGTAAGCTGCTTCGTCAAAAGTCATTTTGTTGTCTGTGATATAACCACGGATCGTGTCCAGGCGATGCAGGGCTTCTTCCCGTTCTGCATCGGATATTTTAGGTTGCAGGATAATATGCCGCACATTGATTTTTTCTCCCTGGCGATCAATCAACTGTATAATGTGGAAACCGAATTCAGATTCGACGATCTTGGAAATTTTTCCGGGTTTTAAGCTGAAAGCTGCTTCGGCAAAAGCAGGGTCCCACATACTTTTGGTTGCATATCCCAGTTCTCCGCCCCGTACTGAAGAGCCGTCTTCAGAATACATTACGGCTAAGGTGCTGAATGTTTTTTCTCCATTGAGGATTTGCTCCCGGAAACTTCTCAAACGATCCCGTATACGTTCTTTTTCAGCTTCACTGACGGTCGGTTTTATAACGATCTGTTGTATTTCGTATTTATCCGGTACATCCGGCAAACTGTCTTTGGGAAGTTTTTTAAAGAAAGCTTTCACCTCAGACGGAGTACTCCGGATTTTATCGACAATGTGTTGCTGCATGGATTCGGTGATCAGTTTCTCACGGATCGGAGCCCGCATATCGCTTTTAATTTCTTCGATGTTTTTTCCGAAATACGTTTCCAGACGCTCTCTCGAACCGATATTTGTCATCAGGTATTGAATGCGCGAATTCACTTCATTTTCGACTTCGTCCTCCGTTACTGAAATACTATCCAGTCGTGCTTGTGCCAACAGAAGCTTTTGAATAAGCTGACGTTCCAGAATTTCAGCACGGTAATCACTGGAAGCAGAAATCAAACCTTGTCCCTGTTCGTGCAGAAATTCGTTTTCGATGTCCGATTTTAAGATAATCTCTTCTCCGACAATAGCGATGATCTTATCTATTACGTTGTTTTGGGCATAGACAACCGCAGTACAAAAAAACAATAGGATAGCGATAAAGCCTTTTTTCATTATATTTGATTTTATAAATTATACGATAATTTTTACCACCGGTAAATATAAAGGGTATCCCCGGTAAATCGGCCTCTAAACTAATATATTTTATCCAAATCCGGGAATATTTCAATCAAATTCAATTTTCTCTTTTTATTTTTCCATGCATTTTAGTACATTTTTACATAGTTTTTCCGGATAGCTTCTTCATTGATTTTCTTATCCAGATCATTTTCAAATTGCAATTTTTTCTTATTTTTCAGAATCAGGATAATTTCATCGCGTACATAACCGAGGGGAGCAACGGTCTGCTCGGGACATAATTCATTGATTTTTAGAAAATAGAAATTGTCATCGTCTTCTTTTTCTATATTTTTGGTACGTTTCACCTCGTTTTCCAGGATATTGCCGTCACCGGGCAAAAGATTGGATACATATTTCAGTTCAATCCAGTTTTCGTTGAAGTCGTCGTATTTCCGGGCATTCGTCAGGCAATATTCTTCCAGTTTCTCCATATCACCGGCTTTATCGGATTTATACCATTTCCTTACGTCATTGATATTGGAGGCCGATTTCGGAATAACGACATATACGGCTTTTATGATGGGGGTAGAGAGTACAAAATTGAATTTGTTGGCTTCGTAGTAGTTTTCTATCTCCTTTTCAGCAATATCTTCCGACAATTTTTGTGCAATCAGCTTTTGTTTGTATTGATGGATGAGAAGAGAAGTACGATAATCTTCCACTTGCTTTTGAATGTTTTTTTCCTGATCCGAAAGATTCTCAATGGCTTTCTGGAGGAGCAATTTATTGGTAATCCAGTTGCGGATATAACTCTGTGCCATCAGCACACTGTCGTCTTTCGGAGTACCGGCAGGTATAAAGGCCACAATTTCAGAGCGCATCAGTTGACTATCGAAAACTTTGGCAACAGGCACATCGTTAGGGTGGGAATTTTGTGTGCAGGCAGTCAGAGCGTACAGAGAAAACAAGTAAAGGAAAATTTTCATATCCGTTCGTACTAAGTAAATAAAGCCGGGGTAAATTATGCCCCGGACTTTATTTTGTCATCTATAAAGATTATCTGCTGTAATTCGGTGCTTCACTGGTAATTGTTACATCATGGGCATGACTTTCGGCCATACCGGAACTTGTAATTTTAACAAACTTGGCTTTGTGTAAAGCTTCTATATCCGGGGCACCGCAATATCCCATACCGGCTCTCAAGCCGCCGATCATCTGGTAAATGACTTCGTATAACGAGCCTTTAAACGGAACTCGGGCGACAATACCTTCGGGAACCAGTTTCTTGATATCGTCTTCTGCATCCTGGAAATACCGGTCCTTCGACCCTTTCTGCATGGCTTCCAGAGAGCCCATGCCCCGGTAAGATTTGAATTTGCGGCCGTTGTAAATAATCGTTTCTCCCGGTGATTCTTCCACTCCGGCGAAAAGAGAACCGGCCATCACACAACTGGCTCCCGCCGCCAGTGCTTTGACGATGTCGCCGGAATAACGTAAGCCTCCGTCTGCAATTACCGGAACACCGCGTTCTTTCATGACTTTCGACACTTCGTAAATTGCCGTGAGCTGAGGAACTCCCACGCCCGCAATGATTCGGGTCGTACAAATGGAACCCGGCCCGATACCTACTTTTACGGCGTCGGCTCCGGCTTCTGCCAGGGCGATTGCAGCTTCTGCTGTAGCGATATTACCTACTACGACCTGTAAATTCGGGAATGTCGATTTTACTTTGCGCAACATGTCGATAACTCCTGCCGAGTGCCCGTGTGCCGTATCGATGACAACGGCGTCCACATTGGCACTGACCAAGGCTTCTACGCGCTCCATGGTGTCTGCCGTTACTCCGACACCGGCAGCTACCCGCAGACGGCCTTTCGAATCTTTGGAGGCCCGGGGTTTGTCTTTGGCTTTCGTAATGTCCTTGTATGTGACCAGACCGATGAGTTTGTTGTGCTTATCAACAACCGGCAGTTTTTCAATCTTATGTTGTTGCAATATCTCGGCAGCCTTTTGTAAATCGGTGCTTTCCGTTGTCGTGATCAGGTTGTCTTTGGTCATCACTTCCTGAATCTGTTTGTCCATCCGGTTTTCAAAACGTAAATCCCGGTTCGTAACAATTCCGACTAACATATTATCGTTATCCACAACCGGAATACCACCGATCTTGAATTCTTTCATCAGTTCCAAAGCATCTTTTACCGTTTTATAAGGTTGAATTGTCACCGGGGCATAAATCATACCGTTTTCTGCCCGCTTTACCATTTCAACTTGCCGTGCCTGATCCTGAATTGTCATGTTTTTATGGATAACTCCGATACCCCCTTCCCGGGCTATGGAGATCGCCATGGCTGCCTCCGTTACCGTATCCATAGCAGCAGAAACAATAGGTGTTTTTAATTCTATTCCCTTGGAAAACCTGGATGTAAGATCTACATTCCGCGGTAAAACTTCCGAATAAGCCGGTACTAAAAGTACGTCATCGAAGGTCAACCCTTCAACGATAATTCTATCTTCTATGAACGACATCGTAAATGATTTTTGGATTTAAAATATTTGGGCGAAGATACGAAAAATAGCTGTAGAACGAATGTTTTCGGAACGTTTTTTTCCTTGAAAAAAAGGAATTGTTTTCCGGATAACGGTTTCTCCTGCAACTTAATCGTAAAATTTCAATTTTTGTCCGAATACAATTATATTTGTACGTTATGATTTTTGACTTATCATTTATAATTCCTCTTTTTACAAGGGAGAGTTGTGGGGGTAAGCTAAAATCGTACATCTAAAATCTACAATTTATAGGTAGGGTAAATACAACGGAGTGGAAGATATCAGGGATATATTAAAACAGTATTGGGGATACGATGCTTTTCGTAGCTTACAGGAAGAAATTATCCTTTCCGTACTGTCCGGAAAAGATACCCTTGCCCTGATGCCGACGGGAGGGGGAAAGTCCATTACCTACCAGGTGGCGGGTCTGGCCAAAGAAGGTATATGTGTGGTGATAACTCCTTTGATTGCTTTGATGAAGGATCAGGTCGAAGATCTCAAGCGGCGGCAGATTCAGGCAGAAGCCGTTTATACCGGAATGGAGCGGGAACATGTCGAGTCGGTTATCAATAAATGTATTTTTTCTCCGGTCAAATTTCTGTATATTTCTCCGGAACGTTTGGCTTCGGAAAGGTTCAGAATAAAGCTGAAACAAATGAAAGTAAGCTTATTCGCAGTGGATGAAGCCCATTGTATCTCACAGTGGGGGTATGATTTCCGGCCTTCTTATTTACGTATTGCAGAAGTCCGTACCTTTTTTCCGGAAGCTCCGGTTTTGGCTCTGACTGCGACGGCGACCCCGGATGTGGTCGAAGATATTCAGAAACAATTGCATTTTACTTGTCCGAATGTATTGTCCAAAAGTTTCCGACGGGAAAATATTTCTTATGTCGTTCGGAACGTGAATGATAAACTGGGGGAATTGTTACACATATTGAGTAAATTGCAGGCAAGTGCCATTGTATATGTACGTAAAAGAAATACGGCAGAGCAATTGGCTCGTTTTCTATCGGAGAACGGTGTTAAAGCCGATTTTTATCATGCGGGGCTCATAGCCCGGCAACGGACCCAGCGACAGGAGGATTGGAAAAACGATATTACTCCGGTGATAGTTGCAACCAATGCATTCGGAATGGGAATCGATAAACCCGATGTGCGTATCGTCGTGCATTTCGATATTCCGGATTGTCCGGAGGCTTATTTTCAGGAAGCCGGCCGTGCCGGGCGTGACGGAAAAAGGGCTTATGCGGTATTGCTCTGTAACCCGGCAGCAGTAACAGCACTGAAAAGCCGGATTACCAAAGGTTTTCCCGAAAAGAAATACATTCGTCAGGTATATGAAGCATTGGGAAATTATTTTCAGATAGCTGAAGGGAGCGGAGCCGGCTATGCCTTTGAATTTGATACGGATGCTTTTGTCCGGGATTTTGGTCTGGATTATGTCCGTACATTTTCGGCTATCCAGATATTACAGGTCGGAGGATACCTGGAATGTACGACGGATATAAATTCCCGTTCCCGGATAAACTTTACAATATCCCGGGAGGCTTTGGCTTATTTTCGTCCGGACGATGACTTGCAAAACAGGATTATTGAATTGCTGATGCGGAGATATCCGGGTATTTTTACGCAATATGTATGGATTAGTGAGGATTATCTGGCACAGGAGGCCGGTGTAAAACGTAAGGAAATATACGAAACCCTGATCGCGTTGGCTAAACGCAGGATCATTAGTTACGTACCCGGAAACGAGCGTCCCTACATTGTTTATCATCAACCCCGTTTGCCCGTATCATACCTGACTATCGGGAAAGCGGCTTACGAAGACCGGAAAAAAGCGTATGCCTCGAAAATAAAAGAAATGGTACGTTATATCGAAGATAGTTCGAGGTGTCGCCAATTGGTATTGATGGACTATTTCGGGCAAAAGGAAAAAAAGGGGTGCGGCATTTGTGATGTATGTCTGGAAACAAAAAAGCACACGACTTCCGGGGATAAAACGAGAATTGAAGATGAAATTATAGCTATTCTGATGAATAAAGATACTGATTTGAAGATTTTGGTTCATCGTTTGGAGGAACAATTCGACCGGGAATTAGTGGTTGCAACTGTCCGTAATTTGCTGGATAAGGGAAAAATTTACTACAAAACTCCTCTGCTGCTTTCCGTGAAAAAAATGAATGTCTGACAACCTGAAAATACAATTGGGTTTTAATCGTATCTGCAAGTTTTTTGTTGTATATCCAGGCGATAATCAACATTATACTCCTTCTTTGGAACCGAAGAGAGCCAGATGCAGACGGTCGCAATAACGCCAGCCGTTCTCGATACAATGACGGAGTGTTTGTTGAATGTTGGCTTCTACATCACGGGAATTACCGCCTTGGGGCATGAGAAGGACATCTTCTTTTTTCCAGTCTGTTAAACAGGAGAGAAGTGTTTTGATTTCAGTAATGTCCGTTTCCTGTGAATACACGAATTTCAATTGAAAATCTTTGTTGTGAGTACGGGTATGGGATATGAATTTCTGTATGGTTTCGGGCGAAAGCCGTTGTTTGTCGTGTAATATATTTTGAGGTGGCGGGGGAATGGAACCGGCCAATTTGGGGGATAAACTGAAAAAATCGATCTGTGTTGCCAATTCTTCAGCGTATAAGGTTGCGTTTGTTTCAAGGGTAATATGAAACTTTTTAATCTTTTTTAGTCTGATACATAGTTCTGTCAGTTCTTTATGTTGAAGTAAAGGTTCGCCTCCTGTGATGACCAGGTGGTCGATAACTCCTGTATTGTAGCCGATCAGCCGGCAGATTTCCTCCAAAGTACAGGAACGGGCCTGCCGGATATGATAAGAGGCATAAGCTGTATCACAAGGAGAAAGGCTACCGTCCGGATTTGTCCAAATGCAATGTAAATTACAGCCGGCTAATCGGATAAATAAAGAAGGAATACCGTTCAACTTTCCTTCTCCCTGAATGGTTCCCGGACAACAGAGTCCGGAATTGGGAAGGGAAGATACCGGTTCTCCCTTCGCATTGCGGGTAATGGGAAAAACTCCGTCTCTGGCAAGTATTATCTTATTTTTTTCCACCATTCATCGGATTTCCATTCTTCCTGTATTGCAGGAGAAAATAAGACATCGGCCGGGGTAAATTCTGCCAGTTTCAGGTCTTCCCGGAATGCTTCGGCATAACCGGTGGCTGTTTCATGTACCCGCACGGATGAAAGTTGTACGTGTCCTTCTCCGTTTCGGAAGGTTGTATTTTCTAAAATCCGGTTGATTATATATAAAAATAACAGGGCAAACCCTTCGGCAGAAGGGGAAACCGGAATCTCTGCCACCCGTTTGTTGTAGCGGTATACGAAATGCTTAAAGTCGGGCTCTTCTTGTGTCCATAGCGTGTATGTGTGATCGAAGCTTGCAATAAAGGCTTTGACCTTGTCCAGCAATCCGAAATCCATAACCATATAGCCGTTGTCCAGCCGGTCGGAAGTAATGAAAACCTCGACGATATAGGAGTGGCCGTGCATATTTTCCCGGCAGTGCCGGGAGGAACAATTCCGGACAATATGTGCTCCTTCGAATTTGAATAATTTCCGTATGATCATAGAACTATCGTTAAGGTTATACAAGTGGATCTACGATACCGGCCTCTGCGAAAGCCCGGGCGCGTAACAGGCAACTGTCAC
It encodes the following:
- a CDS encoding 6-pyruvoyl trahydropterin synthase family protein, whose protein sequence is MIIRKLFKFEGAHIVRNCSSRHCRENMHGHSYIVEVFITSDRLDNGYMVMDFGLLDKVKAFIASFDHTYTLWTQEEPDFKHFVYRYNKRVAEIPVSPSAEGFALLFLYIINRILENTTFRNGEGHVQLSSVRVHETATGYAEAFREDLKLAEFTPADVLFSPAIQEEWKSDEWWKKIR